One region of Catenuloplanes indicus genomic DNA includes:
- a CDS encoding cellulase family glycosylhydrolase — protein sequence MRKRLSVVGATLLALVVSMVVFTVPAHAAAGFTVSGGRLLDANGNAFVMRGINHAHTWYPAQTGSFANIKATGANTVRVVLASGQRWTRNEASDVAGVIGLCRANRLICVLEAHDTTGYGEQAGAATLAQAVDYWISVQSALTGQERYVILNIGNEPYGNQNYQTWAADTATAIQRLRTAGFDHTIMVDAPNWGQDWTFTMRDNAATVFTADPDRNTVFSIHMYGVFDTAAEVTDYLGRFVSAGLPIVVGEFGDMHSDGNPDEDAIMATAQAQRIGYLGWSWSGNGGGVEYLDIVQNFNPASLSTWGQRLINGPDGIRATSVEASVYGGGTGSPTPTRTAGPTPTGSPAPSPTGGTAGCTATYTVGSQWSGGFQGDVKVSAGRAIDGWTVTWTFGSGQAVSNAWNATVTSSGSTVTAKNVSYNGKLSAGGSTSFGFLGSWTGSNPVPAVTCTAS from the coding sequence ATGAGGAAAAGACTGAGTGTGGTCGGCGCTACACTGCTCGCGCTGGTCGTCTCCATGGTGGTCTTCACGGTTCCGGCGCACGCGGCCGCCGGTTTCACGGTCAGTGGCGGCCGGCTGCTCGACGCCAACGGCAACGCGTTCGTGATGCGCGGCATCAACCACGCGCACACCTGGTACCCGGCGCAGACCGGTTCGTTCGCGAACATCAAGGCGACCGGCGCCAACACGGTACGGGTGGTGCTGGCCAGCGGTCAGCGCTGGACCAGGAACGAGGCGTCCGACGTCGCCGGCGTGATCGGCTTGTGCAGGGCGAACAGGCTGATCTGCGTGCTGGAGGCGCACGACACCACCGGGTACGGCGAGCAGGCCGGCGCGGCCACGCTGGCCCAGGCGGTCGACTACTGGATCAGCGTGCAGAGCGCATTGACCGGTCAGGAGCGCTACGTCATCCTGAACATCGGCAACGAGCCGTACGGCAACCAGAACTACCAGACCTGGGCCGCGGACACCGCCACCGCGATCCAGCGGCTGCGCACGGCCGGCTTCGACCACACGATCATGGTGGACGCGCCCAACTGGGGTCAGGACTGGACGTTCACCATGCGGGACAACGCGGCCACGGTGTTCACCGCGGACCCGGACCGGAACACGGTGTTCTCCATCCACATGTACGGCGTCTTCGACACGGCCGCCGAGGTCACCGACTACCTGGGCCGGTTCGTCAGCGCCGGGCTGCCGATCGTGGTCGGCGAGTTCGGTGACATGCACTCGGACGGCAACCCGGACGAGGACGCGATCATGGCCACCGCGCAGGCGCAGCGGATCGGCTACCTGGGCTGGTCATGGAGTGGCAACGGCGGCGGCGTCGAGTACCTGGACATCGTGCAGAACTTCAACCCGGCGAGCCTGAGCACCTGGGGCCAGCGGCTGATCAACGGGCCGGACGGGATCCGGGCCACGTCCGTCGAGGCGTCCGTCTACGGCGGCGGCACCGGCAGCCCGACGCCGACCCGGACGGCCGGCCCCACGCCGACCGGCAGCCCGGCGCCGTCACCGACCGGCGGCACCGCCGGCTGCACCGCGACGTACACGGTCGGCAGCCAGTGGAGCGGCGGCTTCCAGGGCGACGTCAAGGTCTCCGCCGGCCGTGCGATCGACGGCTGGACCGTCACCTGGACGTTCGGCTCCGGCCAGGCCGTGTCGAACGCCTGGAACGCCACGGTGACGTCCAGTGGCTCCACGGTCACGGCGAAGAACGTCTCGTACAACGGGAAGCTCTCCGCCGGCGGCAGCACGAGCTTCGGCTTCCTCGGCTCGTGGACCGGGAGCAACCCGGTGCCGGCAGTGACCTGCACCGCCTCGTAA